One window from the genome of Chrysemys picta bellii isolate R12L10 chromosome 15, ASM1138683v2, whole genome shotgun sequence encodes:
- the LOC101950947 gene encoding serotransferrin-like: MKAATATLLVLGTFTLFSSGKKFRWCTLSDLEQRKCAELSKALLAVLPLATINSFARVSCIRAQNTHDCIDKIRVNRADAVSLDAGDVYSAVKLYGLTAVAKEIYEEGNCVFAVAIARRGTLDIQRLRGVRSCHNGARWTSGWNIPLGFLLARNELLWDEDQPLSQVISQYFNASCIPGVGVTSPQLCALCQGPKSYVRNKNHFCETSSSEPFYDSEGAFRCLKNRVADVAFLDHLTIMNGTDSDQEEYELLCPDGSTAKLSAYGTCNLGRGPGRAIISRHNFQKITKKFLTLIQHLFGKNGKERAKFELFTSVPFRGKNLLFHDATQHLQLLQDKAEISHILGLDYVALLKGLGHEGSSLDNSVIRWCCVSNAELRKCEEWALNIKSDPLVCVQAASMTNCIELIKSNEADAATLDATHAYIAGICGLVSVAAECYGEGCAPAAGRTKKLTHLADKALPPVYAVALAKKNDRHVNIHNLRGRRSCHSHLYSPGGWLLLSRYTVGALENNTVNCDIGSAYQSYFWKGCMPGADRNLCKVCIGGDEMEGAKASSRCAANHNERYYGNMGALRCLVGSPSGRSFGDVAFLEHHNLLKNIESLQSSGWAMGYTLNDFELLCLDGRRVAVTDWADCNLGPVPPNVVMTRPVTTTKIYGFLMKSQETLETNLDSKFHLFHSQKYGESDLLFKDATQYLVHTSHLGYQSILGEPFFQLAESVFNCTHADILEFCKQDICTS, translated from the exons GGAAGAAGTTCAGATGGTGCACCCTGTCTGACCTGGAGCAGAGGAAGTGTGCTGAGTTATCTAAAGCACTcctggctgtcctacctctggcTACAATCAACTCCTTTGCTAGGGTTTCCTGCATCCGAGCTCAAAATACTCATGACTGTATCGACAAGATCAGG gtgaataGAGCAGATGCTGTCTCCTTGGATGCTGGAGATGTTTATTCTGCTGTGAAGCTGTATGGCCTAACTGCGGTGGCAAAGGAGATCTATGAGGAAG GAAACTGCGTGTTTGCTGTGGCCATTGCCAGACGAGGAACTTTGGACATCCAGAGGTTAAGGGGGGTGCGTAGCTGCCACAATGGAGCCAGGTGGACATCAGGCTGGAACATCCCACTGGGCTTCCTCCTGGCTAGGAATGAGCTCCTCTGGGATGAGGATCAGCCTCTGAGCCAAG TGATCAGTCAGTATTTCAATGCCAGCTGCATCCCAGGTGTTGGCGTCACCTCCCCTCAGCTCTGTGCTCTCTGTCAAGGACCGAAATCCTACGTTAGGAACAAGAACCACTTCTGTGAGACCAGCAGCAGTGAGCCCTTCTACGACTCTGAGGGAGCCTTCAG GTGCTTGAAGAACAGAGTAGCAGATGTTGCTTTCCTAGATCACTTAACAATAATGAATGGCACAG ATTCAGACCAAGAGGAATATGAGCTCTTGTGTCCTGATGGATCCACAGCGAAGCTGAGTGCCTATGGCACCTGTAACCTGGGTCGTGGGCCTGGGCGTGCCATCATCAGCCGCCACAACTTCCAGAAGATCACCAAGAAATTCCTCACCCTGATCCAG CATCTCTTTGGGAAGAATGGAAAAGAAAGGGCCAAGTTTGAGCTCTTCACTTCAGTGCCATTCAGGGGGAAGAACCTGCTGTTCCACGATGCCACTCAGCACCTGCAGCTGCTCCAGGACAAAGCAGAGATCTCCCACATCCTTGGCCTGGACTACGTAGCCCTCTTGAAGGGACTAGGCCATGAAG ggagctcactgGACAACAGTGTGATACGCTGGTGCTGCGTCAGCAATGCTGAGCTCCGCAAGTGTGAAGAGTGGGCCCTGAACATCAAATCTGACCCCCTGGTCTGTGTCCAAGCCGCTTCAATGACCAACTGCATTGAGTTGATCAAG AGTAATGAGGCCGATGCAGCCACGCTGGATGCCACGCATGCCTACATTGCAGGGATATGTGGGCTGGTCTCAGTAGCTGCAGAATGCTATG GAGAGGGGTGTGCCCCAGCTGCTGGGAGAACAAAGAAGCTGACCCACCTTGCAGATAAAG CACTGCCACCTGTCTACGCTGTAGCCCTGGCAAAGAAGAATGACAGGCATGTAAATATCCATAACCTGAGGGGACGGCGTTCCTGCCACAGTCACCTGTACAGTCCTGGGGGGTGGCTGCTCCTCTCCAGGTACACAGTGGGGGCTCTGGAGAACAACACTGTGAACTGTGATATCGGCTCTG CTTACCAGAGTTACTTTTGGAAGGGTTGTATGCCAGGAGCAGACAGGAACCTATGCAAAGTCTGTATTGGAGGTGATGAGATGGAAGGGGCTAAAGCGTCCAGCAGGTGTGCTGCGAATCATAATGAACGCTACTATGGAAACATGGGTGCGCTCAG GTGTCTAGTCGGCAGTCCCAGTGGAAGGAGCTTTGGGGACGTGGCTTTCCTGGAACATCATAACCTGCTCAAGAATATTGAGA GTCTGCAAAGCTCAGGTTGGGCTATGGGTTATACCCTAAATGACTTTGAGCTGCTGTGTCTGGATGGAAGGCGTGTCGCAGTCACAGACTGGGCAGACTGTAACCTCGGTCCTGTTCCTCCTAACGTAGTCATGACTCGACCAGTGACTACCACCAAGATATATGGCTTCCTGATGAAATCCCAG gaAACTCTGGAAACAAATCTGGATTCTAAGTTCCATCTATTTCACTCACAGAAGTATGGAGAAAGTGATCTGCTCTTTAAAGATGCTACTCAGTATCTTGTTCACACAAGTCACCTGGGCTATCAGTCAATTCTTGGAGAGCCATTCTTTCAGCTGGCAGAATCTGTGTTTAACTGCACACATGCAG ATATCTTAGAATTCTGCAAACAGGATATCTGCACATCTTAG